In Helianthus annuus cultivar XRQ/B chromosome 8, HanXRQr2.0-SUNRISE, whole genome shotgun sequence, a single genomic region encodes these proteins:
- the LOC110872556 gene encoding zinc finger protein GIS2 codes for MSRDRSRSPGRAKRFRSRDRASYRDAPPYKRDKPAYRQDYLCNKCRRPGHFARDCPNATVCNNCGHPGHVSAECTSTTMCWNCKESGHVSSECPNESVCHMCGKIGHLARDCHSPSASSYDARLCNNCYKAGHVAADCTNEKACNNCRKTGHLARDCRNDPVCNICSIAGHVARQCPKSGSSSLVGSVKSRPSTFLGPVGSSLRDDPFRDMICRNCGRPGHISRDCVDMIMICSNCGGRGHLDIECPSARVYNSFDSAFLDPRFRRY; via the exons ATGAGCAGAGACAGAAGCAGAAGTCCTGGTCGAGCCAAGCGGTTCCGCAGCAGAGACCGAGCTTCCTACCGTGATGCACCACCGTACAAGAGGGATAAACCTGCATATCG GCAAGATTATCTGTGCAACAAATGTAGGCGACCTGGACACTTTGCCAGAGATTGTCCAAACGCCACTGTCTGCAACAATTGTGGACATCCTGG CCATGTTTCCGCTGAGTGCACATCAACCACCATGTGTTGGAACTGCAAGGAATCAGGACACGTCTCAAGTGAATGCCCCAACGAGTCCGTGTGCCACATGTGTGGTAAAATCGGTCATCTGGCCCGTGATTGTCATAGCCCAAGTGCTTCGTCATACGATGCTCGTCTTTGCAACAACTGTTATAAAGCCGGGCATGTTGCAGCTGATTGCACCAATGAGAAAGCTTGCAATAACTGTCGGAAAACAGGTCACCTTGCTCGTGACTGTCGTAATGATCCAGTTTGCAACATTTGCAGCATAGCTGGGCATGTAGCTCGTCAGTGTCCCAAGTCGGGTTCGTCCAGTCTGGTGGGCTCTGTTAAATCCCGCCCATCTACCTTTCTGGGCCCGGTGGGCTCGTCATTGAGGGATGACCCTTTTCGGGACATGATCTGCCGGAATTGTGGCCGGCCCGGTCATATTAGCCGGGACTGCGTTGATATGATTATGATCTGCAGTAATTGTGGTGGCAGGGGCCATTTGGATATCGAGTGCCCGTCTGCCCGGGTGTATAACTCGTTTGACTCAGCGTTTCTTGACCCGCGTTTTCGTAGGTACTGA
- the LOC110872557 gene encoding ACT domain-containing protein ACR9: MGMSWDDVVLIEKSKNSGDPTVVTVNCPDKAGLGCDLLRVVLEFGLYVTRGDFSTDGKWCYVILWVVPRPISLRVDWERLKKRLVSCCPSMMPAFYLDQLSSSSKQTPLYLLKVFSMDRRGLIHDVTKLLCDLELTIQRLKVMTTPDGKVLDLFFVTDSMNILQTKIGREETCEHLSVVLGECCISCEVEVAGPEYECQQLLSTIPELIAEKLFSCEFSAMEDASKVKEASVMVDNLLSPAHSLLQIQCRDQKGLIYDILRISKDCDIQIAYGRVSSSVNGVRSLELFIQNEDGKKILNNENQSALCSRLKEEMMQPLRVMISNRGPDTELFVANPVELSGRGRPRVVYDVTFALKTLGICIFSAEIGRHSTLDREWEVYRFLLVENRKFPLTSKQAKQDIINKVRRTLMGW; the protein is encoded by the exons ATGGGTATGTCGTGGGACGACGTCGTTTTGATCGAGAAAAGTAAGAATTCCGGCGACCCTACCGTCGTCACCGTCAACTGCCCCGACAAGGCCGGTCTCGGGTGTGATTTGTTGAGAGTTGTTCTTGAATTCGGACTCTATGTTACCCGTggag atTTCTCTACGGACGGAAAATGGTGTTACGTGATTTTATGGGTTGTGCCAAGGCCAATCTCGCTACGCGTTGACTGGGAAAGGTTAAAGAAGCGTCTTGTATCTTGTTGCCCATCGATGATGCCTGCGTTTTACCTTGATCAACTCTCTAGTAGTTCTAAACAAACTCCATTGTACCTATTGAAGGTTTTTTCAATGGATCGAAGAGGGTTAATACATG ATGTGACAAAGCTTCTGTGTGACCTTGAACTAACAATTCAAAGATTGAAAGTGATGACGACGCCTGACGGAAAAGTCTTGGATCTTTTCTTTGTTACAGATAGCAT GAACATATTGCAGACGAAGATTGGAAGAGAGGAAACGTGTGAACACCTTAGTGTGGTGTTAGGAGAGTGTTGCATAAGTTGTGAAGTTGAGGTAGCGGGACCCGAGTATGAATGTCAACAACTTCTTTCTACAATTCCTGAATTGATTGCGGAAAAGTTGTTCAGCTGTGAGTTTTCAGCCATGGAAGACGCGTCGAAAGTTAAGGAGGCTAGCGTAATGGTTGATAATCTACTGAGCCCGGCCCATTCGTTGCTTCAAATACAATGTCGGGACCAGAAAGGCCTCATCTATGACATTTTAAGAATTTCTAAGGATTGTGATATACAG ATTGCATATGGAAGAGTTTCTTCTAGTGTTAACGGGGTTCGGAGTTTGGAACTATTTATTCAAAATGAAGACGGGAAAAAAATTTTAAATAATGAGAACCAAAGTGCCTTATGTTCCCGCTTGAAAGAGGAAATGATGCAGCCGTTGAGAGTCATGATATCCAACCGTGGGCCCGACACAGAACTTTTCGTTGCTAACCCTGTTGAGTTATCTGGGAGGGGAAGGCCTCGTGTTGTATACGACGTCACTTTTGCATTGAAGACACTCGGGATATGCATCTTCTCG GCCGAAATTGGAAGACATTCAACATTAGATCGCGAGTGGGAAGTTTACAGGTTCTTGTTAGTTGAAAACCGAAAGTTTCCACTAACAAGCAAACAAGCAAAAcaagatatcatcaataaagTTAGAAGAACACTAATGGGGTGGTAA